A genomic region of Arachis stenosperma cultivar V10309 chromosome 9, arast.V10309.gnm1.PFL2, whole genome shotgun sequence contains the following coding sequences:
- the LOC130948009 gene encoding nudix hydrolase 2-like produces MMRYGASNKLYRTCLLATKLSHTSSQVSPHTVTTLLSSVNPEFQGHNVSNCKNSFLSRRVYMSSVSLGSLAAKEQEGHQKGIEFQLLRAVEDQHGGVVVNIDETMDTLVFASMLDVSLARWKEQRKKGVWIKLPIENSNLVAAAVKAGFRYHHAEPDYMMLVNWISNAPNTIPPNASHRVGIGAFVMNSNGELLVVQESNGRFSGKGIWKLPTGAVNEGEDICTAAIREVKEETGIDTEFVEVLAFRQSHQTFFQKSDLFFACLLQPYSFKIQRQASEIAAAQWMPIEDYVAQPFVRENELFDLLTKIWLSKVDEKYTGFSTILAKTSKSKKSYLYFNKKDASCLLSPNSIKDQS; encoded by the exons ATGATGAGGTACGGAGCTTCCAATAAGCTTTATCGTACTTGTCTTTTGGCAACTAAATTGTCCCACACATCTTCTCAAGTCTCTCCACATACAGTTACAACTTTGCTAAGCTCTGTCAACCCTGAATTCCAGGGTCATAATGTTTCGA acTGTAAGAACAGTTTTCTTTCTCGAAGAGTATACATGTCATCCGTTTCCTTGGGTTCTTTGGCGGCAAAGGAGCAAGAAGGGCATCAAAAAGGCATCGAATTTCAATTGCTCAGAGCAGTTGAGGATCAACATGGGGGAGTTGTTGTAAACATTGATGAAACTATGGATACTTTGGTTTTTGCATCTATGTTGGATGTTTCCTTAGCGCGTTGGAAGGAACAG AGAAAAAAAGGAGTGTGGATCAAGTTACCTATAGAAAATTCAAATCTTGTAGCCGCTGCGGTtaag GCAGGATTTAGATATCACCATGCTGAGCCCGATTACATGATGCTTGTGAATTGGATTTCTAATGCTCCAAATACGATCCCTCCAAATGCTTCCCATCGTGTTGGTATTGGTGCCTTTGTCATGAATAGCAATGGAGAG TTGCTTGTGGTTCAAGAGAGTAATGGCAGATTCAGTGGCAAAGGAATATGGAAGTTGCCAACTGGAGCGGTGAATGAA GGTGAGGATATTTGTACCGCTGCAATTAGAGAAGTCAAAGAAGAGACAGGG ATAGATACAGAGTTTGTTGAAGTTTTGGCATTCAG GCAAAGCCATCAAACTTTCTTTCAGAAATCAGATTTGTTCTTTGCTTGCTTGTTGCAACCTTACTCCTTTAAGATTCAGAGGCAAGCGTCGGAAATTGCTGCAGCTCAG TGGATGCCAATAGAGGATTATGTAGCCCAACCTTTTGTTCGAGAAAATGAACTCTTTGACCTTCTCACAAAAATATGGTTGTCCAAGGTGGATGAAAAATACACTGGATTTTCTACCATACTTGCTAAGACATCTAAGAGCAAGAAATCCTATCTCTATTTCAACAAGAAGGATGCCAGTTGCTTGCTATCTCCCAATTCCATAAAAGATCAATCTTGA
- the LOC130950714 gene encoding uncharacterized protein LOC130950714, which translates to MLGTAIRLFAKKPKPKMGPIELKTPPEQRLTITRVLFDIVKEHGPLTVQDTWEHVKEVGLKDLKGKQHMKIVLRWMRERQKLRLICNHVGQHKQFLYTTWFTKPSTLNSPAGSIPVKQKKPY; encoded by the exons ATGTTGGGGACAGCAATAAGGTTGTTTGCCAAGAAACCGAAGCCGAAGATGGGACCAATAGAACTGAAGACTCCACCGGAGCAGAGACTCACCATCACTAGAGTGCTATTTGATATTGTGAAGGAGCATGGTCCCCTCACCGTTCAAGACACCTGGGAACATGTCAAG GAGGTTGGATTGAAAGATTTGAAAGGCAAGCAACATATGAAGATagtgttgagatggatgagagAGAGACAAAAGCTTCGCCTCATTTGCAATCATGTAGGACAACATAAACAGTTTCTCTATACTACTTGGTTTACCAAACCCAGTACTTTGAATTCACCTGCAGGAAGCATTCCAGTAAAACAAAAGAAACCTTATTGA
- the LOC130950713 gene encoding uncharacterized protein LOC130950713, with protein sequence MVVVWLLCCLYRAQLLSIIFCPNCLDRRLLHAQGEIQTPDTCLSRRAVASASSTDVVGFGALQVACSNQETRIVPNHNSNASVISIASRGVNTHHLPCRRAVVVRPRQRCSCFPTVVDGRWRRPLVSEIIPCKYLSPTQG encoded by the exons ATGGTTGTCGTCTGGTTGCTATGCTGCTTGTATCGCGCTCAACTGCTCTCCATCATATTCTGCCCAAACTGCTTAGATCGAAG gttgctgcatgcacaaggcgaGATTCAAACCCCCGACACTTGTTTAAGCAGACGA GCCGTTGCTTCAGCCTCCTCCACTGATGTAGTTGGGTTTGGAGCACTCCAAGTGGCTTGCTCGAACCAAGAGACCCGCATCGTCCCTAATCACAACTCCAACGCGTCTGTAATCTCCATTGCTTCAAGAGGCGTCAACACTCACCATTTACCTTGTAGACGTGCGGTGGTGGTGCGACCCAGGCAGCGGTGCTCGTGCTTCCCGACGGTGGTCGACGGACGCTGGAGGCGGCCTCTCGTGAGCGAAATTATACCATGTAAATATTTATCGCCGACACAAGGCTAA
- the LOC130951086 gene encoding probable inorganic phosphate transporter 1-5 — MARGGDQLGVLTALDAAKTQWYHFTAIVIAGMGFFTDAYDLFSIANVTKLLGRIYYTHEGAPKPGTLPPNVSCAVNGVALCGTLAGQLFFGWLGDKLGRKKVYGLTLALMVVSSLASGLSFGKSAKGVISTLCFFRFWLGFGIGGDYPLSATIMSEYANKKTRGAFIAAVFAMQGFGILVGGIVSLIVSTAFDHAYKAPPYNVDPKASLVPEADYVWRIILMFGAVPAALTYYWRMKMPETARYTALVARNAKQAAQDMSKVLQVEIEAEQEKVDAMAVKDNNSFGLFTREFARRHGLHLLGTTTTWFLLDIAYYSSNLFQKDIYTRIGWLPPAAKMNAIHEVYRVARAQTLIALCGTVPGYWFTVAFIDYLGRFFIQLMGFFFMTVFMFALAIPYHHWTQKEHRIGFLVMYSLTFFFANFGPNATTFVVPAEIFPARLRSTCHGISSAAGKAGAIVGAFGFLYASQSKDPSERDAGYPAGIGMKDTLILLAVCNCVGMFFTLLVPESKGKSLEELSGENEDDEEAGAITTSEQQQTASSRTVPV, encoded by the coding sequence ATGGCTCGAGGTGGAGATCAATTGGGAGTGCTTACTGCACTAGACGCAGCAAAGACGCAATGGTATCACTTCACGGCCATCGTGATCGCCGGCATGGGATTCTTTACCGATGCTTACGATCTTTTCAGCATAGCCAACGTCACAAAGTTGCTGGGACGCATATACTACACACATGAAGGCGCGCCAAAGCCCGGGACTCTGCCTCCGAATGTCTCATGCGCAGTTAACGGCGTTGCGCTCTGCGGCACTCTAGCAGGCCAGCTCTTCTTCGGTTGGTTGGGTGACAAACTTGGTAGGAAGAAGGTTTATGGACTCACGCTTGCTCTCATGGTTGTGTCCTCTCTTGCTTCTGGTTTGTCCTTTGGCAAGAGCGCCAAAGGCGTCATATCCACGCTCTGTTTCTTCAGGTTCTGGCTTGGTTTTGGGATTGGTGGCGATTACCCTCTCTCCGCCACAATTATGTCGGAGTACGCCAACAAGAAGACCCGCGGCGCCTTCATAGCGGCGGTTTTCGCTATGCAGGGATTCGGTATTTTGGTTGGTGGAATTGTGTCACTCATTGTGTCCACGGCGTTTGACCACGCCTATAAGGCACCGCCGTACAACGTGGATCCAAAGGCGTCCCTTGTCCCTGAAGCTGATTACGTGTGGCGGATCATCTTGATGTTCGGCGCTGTGCCTGCCGCCCTAACATACTATTGGCGGATGAAGATGCCGGAGACGGCGAGGTACACGGCGCTGGTGGCCCGGAACGCGAAGCAGGCGGCGCAAGACATGTCAAAAGTGCTGCAAGTTGAGATTGAAGCGGAGCAGGAGAAGGTGGACGCGATGGCGGTGAAAGATAACAACAGCTTTGGATTGTTTACAAGGGAATTCGCCCGCCGCCACGGGCTGCACTTACTTGGAACAACTACCACTTGGTTTCTACTGGACATTGCGTATTACAGTTCAAACCTTTTCCAGAAGGACATCTATACTAGAATCGGGTGGCTTCCTCCGGCGGCTAAAATGAACGCCATCCACGAGGTTTACAGGGTTGCTAGAGCTCAGACACTCATTGCGCTCTGTGGCACTGTCCCAGGGTACTGGTTCACTGTGGCATTCATAGACTACTTGGGTCGATTCTTCATCCAACTAATGGGCTTCTTCTTCATGACTGTGTTCATGTTCGCGCTCGCCATTCCATACCATCACTGGACACAGAAGGAACACAGGATTGGTTTCTTGGTCATGTACtctcttactttcttcttcgcCAATTTCGGTCCCAACGCCACCACTTTTGTTGTCCCGGCCGAGATCTTTCCGGCCAGGTTGAGGTCCACTTGCCATGGGATATCCTCCGCCGCGGGAAAGGCCGGGGCCATTGTGGGTGCGTTCGGGTTCTTGTACGCTTCACAGAGCAAAGATCCTAGTGAAAGAGATGCAGGGTACCCTGCTGGTATTGGGATGAAGGATACTCTTATTCTGCTTGCTGTGTGCAACTGTGTTGGGATGTTCTTCACGTTGCTGGTGCCGGAATCCAAAGGGAAATCGTTGGAGGAGTTGAGCGGCGAGAATGAAGACGACGAAGAAGCTGGTGCGATCACTACTTCTGAGCAGCAGCAAACCGCATCTTCTAGGACTGTTCCAGTATGA